From Microplitis mediator isolate UGA2020A chromosome 11, iyMicMedi2.1, whole genome shotgun sequence, one genomic window encodes:
- the LOC130676906 gene encoding uncharacterized protein LOC130676906, whose product MTNATESWDELEEMDRELSVFFQGTTESRPAGRGQPGGRTVNRNQGGNFNREGPQDQGDGGRIRSATRIQKLYRENRRKAMQEVLEGQSPFCQVPKDDVLEYFRTLYSDDSPFNEELPARQVWPLDEGDELAGALIASLTATEVSRRLARMQDTAPGPDGLKYSDLKKADPGSGLLTAIYNACFRPGAIPVSWKVSNTVLIYKKGDQNDLSNW is encoded by the coding sequence ATGACTAATGCTACTGAATCCTGGGATGAACTGGAAGAGATGGACAGGGAACTGTCTGTGTTCTTTCAGGGCACCACAGAATCCAGGCCAGCGGGTCGTGGGCAACCTGGAGGACGAACGGTAAACCGCAACCAAGGAGGCAATTTTAATCGCGAAGGCCCACAAGATCAGGGTGACGGTGGTAGAATCCGTTCTGCCACccgtattcaaaaattgtataGGGAGAATCGGAGGAAGGCGATGCAGGAGGTGCTTGAAGGTCAATCACCCTTCTGCCAGGTGCCTAAGGATGATGTTCTCGAGTACTTCCGAACATTGTACTCCGACGATTCCCCCTTCAATGAGGAGTTGCCAGCAAGGCAAGTATGGCCACTAGACGAGGGCGATGAGTTGGCTGGGGCCTTGATCGCCTCTCTGACGGCCACTGAGGTCAGCCGGAGGTTAGCTAGGATGCAGGACACTGCACCTGGCCCCGATGGCTTGAAGTACAGTGACCTGAAGAAGGCAGATCCTGGTTCCGGACTGCTCACTGCCATATACAATGCGTGCTTCCGTCCAGGGGCCATACCAGTGTCGTGGAAAGTCTCCAATACTGTATTAATCTACAAGAAGGGAGACCAAAACGACCTGTCGAACTGGTGA
- the LOC130676907 gene encoding uncharacterized protein LOC130676907 — MLADARSIDRSLLAPWQKIDALRTFIMPRVDYILRGGKVDKTPLIMTDKVLRKLVKGWMHLPQRASAEVVYLQPWKGGGGILPLADLADISVIAQAFRMLSCKDLEVAEIAKSSLEQAVRRRTIHQPSPQEIAQYLLGSLEGPFARNQSDPSLWSRVRVATRRQSSRFGLSWEWSEVNEELALKCKDVEGRYASIGPGSRSQVIWCLRKAAQQHYLETLTMKKDQGKVWQVTARNRESNICLRDGKYIRFAEWRFIHRARLDVLPLNGAIRWGQRDKRCRVCGYNLESLPHVLNHCMTHSAAYQLKHNSILNRISQASRMTGEMRVNKRVQEVDGDLARLRSDIVVRDERAKSVLIVDVTVAFENQCGAFDDARQSKIDAYHELATALKAQGYQVRTDAIVVGSLGG, encoded by the coding sequence ATGCTAGCTGATGCTAGATCCATCGACCGGTCTCTTCTTGCCCCGTGGCAAAAAATAGACGCTCTTCGGACGTTTATTATGCCGCGGGTTGATTATATCTTGCGGGGAGGAAAGGTCGACAAAACACCTTTGATCATGACTGATAAAGTGCTGAGAAAGTTGGTGAAGGGCTGGATGCACCTTCCACAGCGCGCAAGTGCCGAAGTAGTTTACTTGCAACCTTGGAAGGGTGGAGGTGGTATCCTCCCGCTTGCGGACCTAGCGGACATTTCTGTCATCGCTCAGGCTTTCAGGATGTTATCCTGTAAAGACCTTGAAGTGGCGGAAATCGCGAAGTCCTCACTTGAGCAAGCGGTCCGGAGACGTACAATTCACCAACCTTCGCCACAAGAAATTGCGCAGTATCTTTTGGGTTCACTGGAAGGGCCGTTCGCGCGAAACCAAAGTGACCCCAGTCTATGGTCGAGGGTTAGGGTCGCTACAAGGCGTCAATCTAGTCGGTTTGGCCTATCGTGGGAATGGAGTGAAGTTAATGAAGAGCTCGCACTTAAGTGCAAGGACGTTGAGGGGCGTTATGCTTCAATTGGGCCCGGCTCACGTTCTCAAGTCATATGGTGCCTAAGAAAGGCTGCCCAACAACATTATTTAGAGACGTTAACAATGAAGAAAGACCAGGGAAAGGTATGGCAGGTCACTGCCCGCAATCGTGAGAGTAATATCTGCTTGCGGGATGGTAAATATATCCGTTTCGCAGAGTGGCGTTTTATCCATCGCGCGCGCCTGGACGTCTTGCCTCTTAATGGAGCAATTCGTTGGGGGCAGCGAGATAAGCGCTGCAGAGTGTGCGGATATAACCTGGAATCCCTTCCCCACGTCCTGAATCACTGCATGACGCATTCAGCGGCATACCAATTGAAGCATAACTCCATCCTAAACAGGATATCTCAAGCCTCGAGGATGACGGGAGAAATGCGTGTCAACAAGCGCGTTCAGGAAGTTGATGGGGATCTGGCACGTCTCAGATCTGACATTGTTGTTAGGGATGAACGGGCCAAGTCGGTGCTCATTGTTGATGTCACTGTGGCCTTTGAGAACCAGTGCGGTGCTTTCGATGATGCGCGTCAATCCAAGATTGATGCGTATCATGAGCTCGCAACTGCATTAAAGGCACAGGGATATCAGGTGCGTACTGACGCGATCGTCGTCGGCTCTCTAGGTGGGTGA